In bacterium, the genomic stretch CTGAAACTCACGGATGCGGCGACTGCAGGCGTGTACAGCATGAACTACAAGCTGGGCATTTTCATGATGCTCGTCGTCACGGTCTTCCGATATGCCTGGCAACCCCTGTACCTGCAGATGACAAACAGTGACGAGACGCGCCGCTTCTTCGCACGCGTCCTTACATACTTCGTTCTCCTCTCCTCCGCCATCGTACTGCTGCTCACACTGTTCATCGGCGATATCGTGCGCATTTCCATCCCTCTGCTCGATCGCAATCTGATCAAGGAAAGCTATCTCGGTGGACTCGGCATCGTCCCCATTATTCTCTTCAGCTACCTCTGGGCAGGCGTGGCGCAAATTCTGAATGCCGGGTTGTACATTGAGAAACGCACACGCATCATCCTTTACGCCACTACCGCAGGCGCGGTGGTCAACATCATCACCAATCTGCTGCTCATTCCGGTCTGGGGCATGTACGGCGGCGCCGTGGCGACATTCGCCGCCTACGCCACCATCTCCGGCGTTTACGCCGCTGCCGTGCGGCGCATCTTCCCCGTGCGCTGGGAGTACGGACGCCTGCTTCGTATAGCGGTCGCCCTCACCGCGGGTGCCTGCCTCTGGTACCTGGTCCCTCCACCCGCGCAGATTTCCTTCGCCCTCTGGCGCATCGTCATTTTCCTCACCTTCACGGCCGTGATCTTCCTGAGCGGATTCTTCCTGCGAAGCGAATTGCAGAGCCTGCGCCGTTTCCTCTTCCGCCGTGCCGACTGACGCTCCCCATACATCCGGGACGAATGCAGGCATTGCCTTTCATCCGGGCAGGCGGTATTATGCGGTATTATTGACCATCCGGAGGTCGTCTTCGAATTAAGCGACAAGAAGAAACCTGCCATCAGCGGCCGCGTCCTGGTCCTCAACCAGAGTTACGAACCGCTCACCGTCTGCTCCGTGCAGAAAGCCGTCATCCTGCTTTTCCTGGAAAAAGCTCAGATCGTGGTGGAAAAAGCCGACCGGAAAATCCGCAGCGTAAGCTGTGCCTACCCCTTCCCCAGCGTTATCCGTCTCAACAGTTACAAGCGCGTCCCGTACAAGGGCATCATGCTCTCGCGGAAAAATATTATTCGTCGCGACGGACACCGCTGCCAGTACTGCGGCCGAACTGGTACGCAACTGACGGTGGACCATATCATTCCGCGTGCCCGCGGAGGCAAAGACAGCTGGGAAAATCTCGTGACCGCCTGCCTGGCCTGCAACAATAAGAAGGGAAGCCGCACGCCGGAACGCGCAGGCTTCACCCTGCTCAGTGTACCCCGCCGCCCGTCGCACGTCTCCTTCATCCGTCACTCCGTGGCACGCGTTGACGAACTGTGGAAGCCCTATCTCTTCATGCGCTGACCTCGTCGCTCCCCCTGTTTCATCTCTACCCCGCGCTTTCATATCTTAGTGGGAATGTATCTTTCTCTCACAAACACATTCCCATGACTGACACCGCAAAGAAAACCATCCTCAGCGGCATGCGTCCCACTGGCAAGCTGCATCTCGGACACTGGACCGGCGCGCTCGAAAACTGGGTCGCCCTTCAGGATGAATACAACAACTATCACCTCGTGGCTGATTACCATGCGCTGACCACGAATCTCGATACCACGCATCTGTATCAGAACACGATCGACATGGTGATCGACTGGCTGGCAGGGGGAATCGACCCTGAGAAAAGCCCGGTCTTCAGGCAGTCCCAGATCAAGGAACACACCGAGCTGCACCTGATTTTTTCCATGCTGATCACGAAAAACAGGCTCGAGCGCAATCCCAGCATCAAGGAACAGGTGCGGGATCTCGACATCGAAAACATCGTGTACGGGCACCTCGGGTATCCCGTTCTCCAGGCGGCCGATATCCTGCTCTACCGCGGAGACCTGGTTCCTGTCGGTGAAGATCAGCTTTCGCATGTGGAAATCACACGAGAGATCGCCCGGCGCTTCAACGCAGCCTGGGGCGAAGTATTCCCCGAACCGCAGCCGAAGCTCACGAAGTTTGCACGTCTGCCGGGGCTCGATGGCAAGGACAAAAAAATGTCCAAGTCCATGAACAATACGATCCTTCTTTCCGACGACCCTGATGCCGTCTGGCAGAAGCTGCGCAAGGCGCCGACGGACGTGCAGAAAGTGCGCCGCAACGATCCCGGGCGTCCCGAAGTGTGCCTGATCTATACGTACCATGAGAAATTCAATCCCGCCGAAACCACGGAGATTCATGCAGGCTGCACCTCCGGTGAACTCGGCTGCGTGGACTGCAAGAAACGCTGTGCGGCGCAGATCGACGCCTTCCTCGCTCCGCACCGGGAAAAGCGCGCTGCGCTCGAAGCGCATCCTGCCCGCGTCGAGGAAATTCTCGTCGACGGGGAAGCACGTGCACGCAGCCGGGCCCGGGAAACGATGTCCGCCGTACGTGATGCAATGAAGCTGGGTTAGGTGTGGGCACGTTCAAAGTCAGAATACCCGATTTTGAGGGTCCCCTCGACCTTCTTCTGTTTTTTATCCGGCGCGATGAGCTCGACATATACAACATCCCCATCGCGTATATCACGCAGGAGTTCCTTTCCTACATCCGCGTGATGCAGATGCTCGACCTCGAGCTCGCGGGTGAATTCATCGTGATGGCGGCAACGCTGATGCAGGTCAAAGCCCGCATGCTTCTGCCTCGCGTCCCCACAGAGGAAGGGGAAGACGAGATCGACCCGCGCGCCGAACTCACCCAGCGCCTGCTCGAATACAAGCGGTACAAGGAATCTGCCGAGCAGCTGCAGCAGCTCGAGCGCGATCAACGCGAACGCTATTTCCGCAGCCTTTTCAAATACGATGTAAAAAAAGCCGTCGTCGAAGAAGAGGAAGACGCGCTCGAAGATGTGACCATGTACCAGCTCATCAAGGCGTTTCAGCACGCCATGATGAACATCCCGAAGAAAACCGTGCATGAGGTGCGCGCCATCCCCTGGTCCATCGAAGAACAGGGTACCTGGCTGATGCAGCGCTTCGGGGCGCGGCCGAAATACAATTTCCTCGAGATCATGCAGGAAATGAAAGAGAAGGTACAGGTTGTCGTCACCTTCATCGCGCTCCTGGAGCTCATACGCGCCCATCGGCTGCGCGTCGAGCTTCACGGACAGTTCAATGATTTTGAAATTATCAGGACAGAAGATGCGGAGGGCAGCGCCCCCGCTCCAGAGGAACATGCAGGACAGCAATAAACCCATAGATGAACAGAACACCCCGCAGGCGGAGGAAACCCCGAAAGCGGAAGAAACCCCGCAGGCGGAGGAAACCCCGAAGGCGGAGGAAACCCCGAAGGCGGAAGAATCTACCGACACCGCGGCAACGACCGCGTCCGACGAATCGGATGAGGACTCTACCTCCGACGAGGGAATAACTGACGTGGACGAAGCAACGGACGCGGACGAAGCAACGGACGTGGACGAAGACTCCGATGCGGAAGGCTCCGCGGAGGAAGACGAAGTATTCGAGGACGATCCGGATTTCCGGGCGGCGCTGGAAGCGCTCATTTTTGCATCCGACGAGCCACTGACCTTCCGGCAGATCAAGGATATCATGGCGCCGGAAAGTGCCGTGGACAAAGAGGAAAAGGAAGATGCGCCCGGGAGACGCCGCCGCAGGAAAAAGAGTTTCACCATCACCCGCGTCAAGCGCGCCATCGACGTGCTGAATGGAGAATATGAAGAGACGGGACGCGCGTTCCGCATCGCGGAGGTCGCGGGAGGGTTCGTCTTTCAAACAACCGCGGCATATGGAGCCTGGGTTGGCAAGCTGTTCGCAGAGCGCTCCCGCCGCCGTCTGACGCAATCCGCACTCGAGACTCTCGCGATCATCGCGTTCCGTCAGCCGATCAGCAAACCCGCCGTTGAAGGAATCCGTGGCGTCAATGCGGAACACGTCGTCAAATCACTGCTGGAACGCAACCTGATTTCCATCGTGGGACGTGAAGACAGTCCGGGCCGCCCCCTGCTCTACGGCACAACGAAGACGTTTCTGAAACATTTCGGCCTGAGCAGCATCAGCGACCTTCCGAAACCGCGCGAGATCAAGGACCTCCTCTCGACGGAAGACGAACTCGTGAGCAACCCCATCGATGAAATGGATCCCGAACAGGCTGCCGAGCTGGCGCAGATGTCTTCACAGCGCCTCGCCGACGTCCTCCGCGAAGCGGCCGAGTCACGGGGCAATTCCGTGGAGACCGCAAGCACTGCCGCCGACACCGAGGCAACGGACAGTGATGAGGCGTCGGCTCTCGACAGCACGACGCAGGTAGACGACAACGCGGCAGTGCCAGTGCTTACCGTACAGTTCGACGCAACTGCTGATGAAAGCAGCGCCCTGGATACCGGCATTGAAGTTGGATCGGACAATGAGAATCAGGAGACTGACGCTGGACGCGATACCGAAACATCTGATGAAGCAGAAACAGAAGAAACGAACGAAGATGATGCCGTGCGGGATGAAGATGTGGCCGAAGATGATGCCATGAATGATGAGGACAATGTGACTGAGGATGTGGCGCAGGTGGAGAATCCATTCGACGCCGAAGAACCGGATGAAAAAGAGCAGGAATAATGGCAGAGCAACGAAATTCACCTTCTGATAAGGGACGCGGCAAAAGCGGGGGCGCAGGTTCACGCCGTGGCACAGGTTCAAGCCGTGGCACGGGCTCAGGCCGTGGCACAGGCTCAGGCCGTGGCACAGGCACAGGCTCAGGCCGTGGCACAGGCTCAGGCCGTGGCACGGGTTCAGGCCGTGGCACGGGCTCAGGCCGTGGCACAGGCTCAGGCCGTGGCACAGGTTTAGGCCGTGGCACGGGCTCAGGCAGTGGCACGGGCTCAGGCCGTGGCACGGGTTCAAGCCGTGGCACAGGTTCAAGCCGTGGCACAGGTTCAAGCCGTGGCACGGGTTCAGGCAGTTCCGGGCGTGGCGGAAAGTATTCCGGCAGCAGGTCATCAGGACAGCCGGGTCGTGGACGTCCGTCGGGCAGCGGTGCCGGACGCGGAAGTGGCCGCGGCACCGGACATGACGGTAGTCACGGCGCAGGGCATGGAAGCGGTCAAAGGACCGGGAAAGCAGCTGCCACGCGGAGCCGTGGCGGCCAGCGACAGAGAACAGCTGCGGATGCAGCTGGAGAGAAGGGGAGAAAAACACATGATCGCATTGCCCCGGCACGCGGAAAGGGAAAACCCCGCAAGCACACCGTCGCCGTGCGGCCCGCAGTCGAAGAACTGCGGCTGAACAGGTATCTCTCCGAGGCAGGTGTCGCATCGCGACGCAAGGCCGACGACCTGATCGCGTCAGGAGTCGTGAGAGTCAACGGCAAAGTGGTGACCGAACTCGGAACAAAAGTGAATCCACAGCGCGATGAAGTCTCCGTGCGCGGCACCCCGGTATACATTCAGAATCAGCTTTTTTATCTTCTGCTCAACAAGCCGAAGGATTGCATCACCACGACCTCCGACGACAAGGGACGGCGCACGGTGATGGATCTCGTCCCTCCCGAGCATAACGTCTATCCAGTCGGCCGGCTTGATCGCAACACCACCGGCGCACTTCTGCTGACCAACGACGGAGACCTCGCCAATGTGCTGATGCATCCACGCTTCCATGTCGCCAAGGCATACATGGTGGAGACGACAGACTTTGTGCGACCCCAGGATATTGAGGCGCTGCGCAACGGTGTGAAGCTCGAAGACGGGAAGACGAGTCCCTGCGAAGCCGAGTTGCTGGATGGTCCGCGAGGAAAAATCGTGGCACTCGTACTGCATGAAGGAAGGAACCGGCAGGTGCGGCGGATGTTTGAAACTCTCGGATATACCGTGCGTAAACTTGACCGCATGTCCTATGCCGGACTCACACTAGAAGGAATTAAACGTGGCGCCTGGCGTTACCTCAGCGAGAATGAGGTCCGTGCCCTGAAGAATATCGCCGCGAAACAGAAGCTCTGATTCACGACAAGCGAACTGCATGCTCACTCTCGTTCGATACGAACTGCTGAAGACCTACCGGAAGCTCCGGACGTATATCGGGTTCGGCCTCATCGCCGTACTGATACCTCTGGCATTCTGGGGAATGTCGTTCGCGGGCGACGACATGATCAACGGGATGACGCGAGGACTGCAGCAGAACTTCCTCTTTGTCGGTTCGCTGTTCAACGGCTGGTTCGTTTCGAACATCGTCATGAACGCGCTCTTCGTGCACGTTCCCTTCCTCATCCTGCTCGTGGCCGGGGACATTTTCGCCGGGGAAGCGACAAGCGGAACATATCGTATTCTCCTTACGCGTCCGCCCTCCAGGAATCGCATCTTCGGTGTCAAAGCCATCAGTGCCGCGCTGTACACATATTCGCTGGTGTATTTTCTCGGGATGCTGAGTGTGGGACTCGGACTGATCTTCTTCGGGCACGGCGACATGATCATGATACTCGAAGAAGGCATTACCATTCTCCCTGCCGCGGAGCTCTGGTGGCGTTTCATCTTCGCCTACGCTCTCGCGGGATATGCGATGTCCGTCGTCGCCGCTCTGGGAATGCTGTTCAGCACCTTCGTCGAGAATGCCATTGGTCCCATCGTCGGCTCCTTCGCCATCATCATCCTGTTTTTCATTCTCGGGAATCTCCCCTTCGAGTTCTTCGAGAATCTCAGGCCCTGGCTGTTTACGACCTACACCGATGTCTGGCGTCGCGCATTCGGCAATCCCATCGATTTCACCGCTATCGTGAAAGATCTGCTGGCACTATCCGCCTTCCTTGCCGTGTTTCTCACAGCCGCCTGGGTGATTTTCCGGCGTAAGGACATACTCTCCTGATCTCCCGCGCAGCGCTTCAAGCACACGTCCAGGCGCTCCCGGGATGCAATTATGCAGATTATGCATAATTTTTCCCCTCCGAATATGCACTTTCTGCATATTTCCAGATACGGGTTTATGCAGTTTCTGCATAATTCCGCTGGCACGATTATGCAGATTACGCATAAATCATCTGTACCGACGCTGCGCCTGCCGCGTTGCGGCGGTCACTACCTACACGCAGTTCGAACGTTTGTCGAGGTCTTTACGAGGTTGCAGAAATGACGATATGTAAACGCACCGCGGTTCTGTCATTCCTCCTGCTCACTTTCATGACGCAGGTCAGTCAGGCGCAGGGAGAAGCCGTCGCGCTGCTCGAACGCGTGCAGACGATATTCTCGCGCGTGAACGATTACCAGGTGGATATCAGGGCTACCGTCAACATGAAAAGGCTCAACGTCCCTGACATGGAGGCCACGCTGTACTACAAGAAACCGAACAACGTGCATATCGAAAGTGACGGCTTCGCCATGCTCCCGCGAGACGCGGTGGGCTTCGATCCACTCCGTTTCGAGAAGGACATGTACGACGCGGTCATACAGGGCACGGAAAAAATTGGCGGTGTCACCTGCACGAAGCTCAAACTGCTGGCACGAAGCGATACCATCCGGCTGCAGCGCATAACACTGTATGTGGACACAAAGCGAGATATCGTGCTGCGCCTTGATGCTGATCCCGACGGGGGTGCCGCCGCGCAGGCATCCTTCACATACACACACGTTGATGGGAAGTACTGGATGCCTGAACGTATCGATATTTCGATGCCCTCCCCGATGAACTTCCGCCGTCCCGGTGCAAAGAAAAAGAAAGACGACGGCGACAGCAAGGCCACGGTCACCGTCCGTTACAGCAACTACGTCATCAACAAGGGCATCCCCGACTCCCGCTTCAAGTAACCCCCTCCCCGCCCAGTAGGCGTGGGATTCCAGATTCCAGATTTCAGATTTCAGATTGAAAGATGGAAGTATCAGATCGATAGTTTGCGTCGTGCAATTTTCTATCTTTCGATCAGGCAACTGCAATCTGCAATTTGTTATCTGTCATCTGCAATCTGCAATCTGACATCTGACATCTGACATCTGACATCCGGACTCTGCTATGCAACGATACGTACTGATCCTCGCACTACTGACACTGAGCGCGACATCGATGAAAGCCGAATCGACGCTGATTGATGTGCTGAAATATGAAGCCACTGTACGATTCGAAATGAACACGGAGACGGTGCGGGGTGACGTGGCGATTACGCTGCGAAACGCGGCCCGCGGTGACCTGGACGCGTTCAGCCTGGATCTCGCGTTCGCGACGGTTTCCGCTGTAAGCATCAGCGGCAGCCCGGTGTCTTACACGCATGCGGACAACCTGCTTACGATTACCCCGGATACACCATTCCCGGCAGGAGACACAATTACCGTGCGCGTGCAGTACGCCGGGAGTCCCGACAACGAAGGCGGACCATTGCCCTGGGGCGGCTGCCACTGGGGTGATGTCACATATTTCATGGGTGTCGGTTTCACGACACCTGAGATTTCCGTCATGCGCTACTGGCTGCCGTGCAACGATATTCCGTCGGACAAGGCGACGTTCGATGTTACCTTCGAAGTGCCGCAGGACCTCGTTGTTGCGGGTACCGGTGTGCTTGCGGAACGACCTGATGCGGGAGCGGGATATACCGCGTATCGATGGGTGGAATCCCATCCCACGGCGACGTATCTCTTCACCTATGCGATCAGCGACTATGCGGTTGTGGAAGACAGCTGGAATTCCATTCCCATGCAGTACTTCGTCCCTCGCGCGGATTCCACGCGCGCCGTGGCGTATTTCTCCACCGTTCCCTCCATGATGGAGGCGTTCACCGCACGCTTCGGTCCCTACCCCTTCGACAAGGTCGGCTACTGCATTACCCCCATTGGTTCGATGGAACATCAGACCATGATCAGCTATGCTGCTTCGCTGTTTACCGGACTCGAGGAAGCGGGCAGCACGGCCGCACATGAACTGGCGCACATGTGGTGGGGCGATCTCGTCACCTGCAGGGATTTCGGCGACGCCTGGCTCAACGAAGGATTCGCGGTGTTCAGCGAAATGCTGTATGAGGAATACCTCGGTGGAGAGGCGGCGTATCGCGAAAAGCTTCGTGAGACAAAGCAGCGCTACAGGATTTCGGATTCGCGCAACGAAGGGATATTCCCATTGCACGATTTCCCCCGCGCTACAGTGTCCAACTACCCCGCAACGATATACCATAAGGGCGGCGCGGTCATGGCCATGCTGCGTGAGGTGATGGGAGACACGGCGTTTTTTGAAGGACTCCTCGACTACGCACAGAAACATGCCTACGCAAATGCTTCGACAGAAGACCTGCAGGCAGTTATGGAGATGCATCACGGCAGTGAACTCGGATGGTTCTTCGACGAGTGGGTATTCAAGGCAGGTTGGCCCGACTACATCGTGCAGCGAGTGAGCGATAACAGCAGCTCGCCCCTGCGCATTCAGCTGCTGCAGACACAGGACAGCACAAAGTATCCGTTTTTCCGAATGCCTCTCGATCTGCAGGTCGTGCTGCTGAGCGGCGACACAGTGCGCACCGTTCTCGATTCACGTGCACTCTCATTCCAGGAATTCAGTATTCCGGAAGCGCCCGCGAACG encodes the following:
- a CDS encoding polysaccharide biosynthesis C-terminal domain-containing protein, which translates into the protein MKAQFKRLTSDSAVYGVSNVLGRFITFLLVPFYSHTLPQGDYGIVVTVYSAIAFLNAACTFGLEPAYMRFIAGKDDAARNRIFTSSMRFIAVASLLVSAVVLLFQQPARVFLEISPANSPIIPLSLAMIVLDAVNVIPLAALRMEQRARMFAFVRITSIVINVGLNVLFIYFLHWSIVWIFVSGAIASFSTTVLLLPVFISHSGRNTEKGLLRELLHYGLPTMPGAVAIMLVEVIDKPLMLKLTDAATAGVYSMNYKLGIFMMLVVTVFRYAWQPLYLQMTNSDETRRFFARVLTYFVLLSSAIVLLLTLFIGDIVRISIPLLDRNLIKESYLGGLGIVPIILFSYLWAGVAQILNAGLYIEKRTRIILYATTAGAVVNIITNLLLIPVWGMYGGAVATFAAYATISGVYAAAVRRIFPVRWEYGRLLRIAVALTAGACLWYLVPPPAQISFALWRIVIFLTFTAVIFLSGFFLRSELQSLRRFLFRRAD
- a CDS encoding HNH endonuclease, translated to MSGRVLVLNQSYEPLTVCSVQKAVILLFLEKAQIVVEKADRKIRSVSCAYPFPSVIRLNSYKRVPYKGIMLSRKNIIRRDGHRCQYCGRTGTQLTVDHIIPRARGGKDSWENLVTACLACNNKKGSRTPERAGFTLLSVPRRPSHVSFIRHSVARVDELWKPYLFMR
- the trpS gene encoding tryptophan--tRNA ligase encodes the protein MTDTAKKTILSGMRPTGKLHLGHWTGALENWVALQDEYNNYHLVADYHALTTNLDTTHLYQNTIDMVIDWLAGGIDPEKSPVFRQSQIKEHTELHLIFSMLITKNRLERNPSIKEQVRDLDIENIVYGHLGYPVLQAADILLYRGDLVPVGEDQLSHVEITREIARRFNAAWGEVFPEPQPKLTKFARLPGLDGKDKKMSKSMNNTILLSDDPDAVWQKLRKAPTDVQKVRRNDPGRPEVCLIYTYHEKFNPAETTEIHAGCTSGELGCVDCKKRCAAQIDAFLAPHREKRAALEAHPARVEEILVDGEARARSRARETMSAVRDAMKLG
- a CDS encoding segregation/condensation protein A; the encoded protein is MGTFKVRIPDFEGPLDLLLFFIRRDELDIYNIPIAYITQEFLSYIRVMQMLDLELAGEFIVMAATLMQVKARMLLPRVPTEEGEDEIDPRAELTQRLLEYKRYKESAEQLQQLERDQRERYFRSLFKYDVKKAVVEEEEDALEDVTMYQLIKAFQHAMMNIPKKTVHEVRAIPWSIEEQGTWLMQRFGARPKYNFLEIMQEMKEKVQVVVTFIALLELIRAHRLRVELHGQFNDFEIIRTEDAEGSAPAPEEHAGQQ
- the scpB gene encoding SMC-Scp complex subunit ScpB, which produces MQDSNKPIDEQNTPQAEETPKAEETPQAEETPKAEETPKAEESTDTAATTASDESDEDSTSDEGITDVDEATDADEATDVDEDSDAEGSAEEDEVFEDDPDFRAALEALIFASDEPLTFRQIKDIMAPESAVDKEEKEDAPGRRRRRKKSFTITRVKRAIDVLNGEYEETGRAFRIAEVAGGFVFQTTAAYGAWVGKLFAERSRRRLTQSALETLAIIAFRQPISKPAVEGIRGVNAEHVVKSLLERNLISIVGREDSPGRPLLYGTTKTFLKHFGLSSISDLPKPREIKDLLSTEDELVSNPIDEMDPEQAAELAQMSSQRLADVLREAAESRGNSVETASTAADTEATDSDEASALDSTTQVDDNAAVPVLTVQFDATADESSALDTGIEVGSDNENQETDAGRDTETSDEAETEETNEDDAVRDEDVAEDDAMNDEDNVTEDVAQVENPFDAEEPDEKEQE
- a CDS encoding rRNA pseudouridine synthase, producing the protein MRPAVEELRLNRYLSEAGVASRRKADDLIASGVVRVNGKVVTELGTKVNPQRDEVSVRGTPVYIQNQLFYLLLNKPKDCITTTSDDKGRRTVMDLVPPEHNVYPVGRLDRNTTGALLLTNDGDLANVLMHPRFHVAKAYMVETTDFVRPQDIEALRNGVKLEDGKTSPCEAELLDGPRGKIVALVLHEGRNRQVRRMFETLGYTVRKLDRMSYAGLTLEGIKRGAWRYLSENEVRALKNIAAKQKL
- a CDS encoding ABC transporter permease, coding for MLTLVRYELLKTYRKLRTYIGFGLIAVLIPLAFWGMSFAGDDMINGMTRGLQQNFLFVGSLFNGWFVSNIVMNALFVHVPFLILLVAGDIFAGEATSGTYRILLTRPPSRNRIFGVKAISAALYTYSLVYFLGMLSVGLGLIFFGHGDMIMILEEGITILPAAELWWRFIFAYALAGYAMSVVAALGMLFSTFVENAIGPIVGSFAIIILFFILGNLPFEFFENLRPWLFTTYTDVWRRAFGNPIDFTAIVKDLLALSAFLAVFLTAAWVIFRRKDILS
- a CDS encoding outer membrane lipoprotein-sorting protein, with amino-acid sequence MTICKRTAVLSFLLLTFMTQVSQAQGEAVALLERVQTIFSRVNDYQVDIRATVNMKRLNVPDMEATLYYKKPNNVHIESDGFAMLPRDAVGFDPLRFEKDMYDAVIQGTEKIGGVTCTKLKLLARSDTIRLQRITLYVDTKRDIVLRLDADPDGGAAAQASFTYTHVDGKYWMPERIDISMPSPMNFRRPGAKKKKDDGDSKATVTVRYSNYVINKGIPDSRFK
- a CDS encoding T9SS type A sorting domain-containing protein, with the protein product MQRYVLILALLTLSATSMKAESTLIDVLKYEATVRFEMNTETVRGDVAITLRNAARGDLDAFSLDLAFATVSAVSISGSPVSYTHADNLLTITPDTPFPAGDTITVRVQYAGSPDNEGGPLPWGGCHWGDVTYFMGVGFTTPEISVMRYWLPCNDIPSDKATFDVTFEVPQDLVVAGTGVLAERPDAGAGYTAYRWVESHPTATYLFTYAISDYAVVEDSWNSIPMQYFVPRADSTRAVAYFSTVPSMMEAFTARFGPYPFDKVGYCITPIGSMEHQTMISYAASLFTGLEEAGSTAAHELAHMWWGDLVTCRDFGDAWLNEGFAVFSEMLYEEYLGGEAAYREKLRETKQRYRISDSRNEGIFPLHDFPRATVSNYPATIYHKGGAVMAMLREVMGDTAFFEGLLDYAQKHAYANASTEDLQAVMEMHHGSELGWFFDEWVFKAGWPDYIVQRVSDNSSSPLRIQLLQTQDSTKYPFFRMPLDLQVVLLSGDTVRTVLDSRALSFQEFSIPEAPANDVKSITLDPRNMILKSVGYRTVGISPLTSAAREISIGEAYPQPYNPSRDGVVSLPVTASEGQAVQVVVHDLLGRTVATLYDGFLSGGTTMLRFDGSGLPRGIYLLLLRSGTQTTARRVVLE